One part of the Algibacter sp. L1A34 genome encodes these proteins:
- a CDS encoding heavy-metal-associated domain-containing protein: protein MKTSIIVQNLKCGGCANTISTKLSDIKNISDIKVHVDESKVSFNYINEADALAVKEKLKNIGYPSVEDDNNLVSKAKSFVSCATGKFSK, encoded by the coding sequence ATGAAAACTTCAATAATAGTACAAAACCTAAAATGTGGTGGTTGTGCCAATACAATTTCAACTAAACTATCGGATATTAAAAATATTTCGGATATTAAAGTTCATGTAGATGAAAGTAAAGTATCGTTTAATTACATAAATGAAGCCGATGCGCTTGCCGTAAAAGAAAAATTAAAAAATATAGGTTATCCTTCGGTAGAAGACGATAATAATTTAGTTTCAAAAGCTAAATCTTTTGTTAGTTGTGCTACAGGAAAATTTTCAAAATAA
- a CDS encoding Crp/Fnr family transcriptional regulator, with translation MINELNDSYGHLFEDALLEEIAQIGTYKEIPEGFKLLEIGDYIKSMPLLISGAIKVLREDNDGDELLLYYLERGETCSMTMTCCLGHKKSEIRAIAETNAELIMVPVGKMEEWTAKYKSWRNFVFESYHNRINELLATLDSIAFYQMDERLVQYLKKKASVNNDNIIRYTHQEIAYDLHTSRVVISRLLKKLEQLGKIELHRNYLKILNL, from the coding sequence ATGATAAATGAATTAAACGATAGTTATGGGCATCTTTTTGAAGACGCCTTACTTGAAGAAATAGCACAGATTGGAACTTATAAAGAAATACCCGAAGGGTTTAAGTTGCTAGAAATAGGCGATTACATAAAATCTATGCCATTGCTTATTTCTGGAGCTATTAAGGTTTTACGAGAAGATAATGATGGAGACGAGCTATTACTTTATTATTTAGAACGAGGTGAAACCTGCTCCATGACCATGACCTGCTGTTTAGGACATAAAAAAAGTGAAATTAGAGCTATAGCCGAAACCAATGCAGAACTAATTATGGTGCCTGTAGGTAAAATGGAAGAATGGACGGCAAAATATAAATCTTGGAGAAATTTTGTTTTTGAAAGTTACCATAATAGAATAAACGAATTATTAGCAACCTTGGATAGTATTGCCTTTTATCAAATGGATGAGAGATTAGTACAATACTTAAAGAAAAAAGCCAGTGTTAATAATGATAATATTATTAGATATACACATCAAGAAATTGCTTACGACCTCCACACCTCTAGAGTTGTAATATCACGACTACTAAAAAAACTGGAACAGCTTGGCAAGATAGAGCTACATAGAAATTACTTGAAAATTTTAAATTTATAA
- a CDS encoding SAM-dependent methyltransferase — MDLNESYWDNRYKLSDTGWDLGEVSPPLKAYFDQLTNKSLKILIPGGGNSHEAEYLHLKGFENVFVIDLSQTALLNIKTRVPSFPEHHLIHGDFFDINITFDLIIEQTFFCAINPILRTTYAEKAFKMLNTNGKIAGLLFNAPLNKTHPPFGGSKTEYKKYFHPNFDVLLMDESHNSHHSRKGRELFIKIKKK; from the coding sequence ATGGATTTAAACGAAAGCTATTGGGATAATAGATACAAATTAAGTGATACGGGTTGGGATTTAGGCGAAGTCTCACCACCATTAAAAGCTTATTTTGATCAGTTAACAAACAAAAGCTTAAAAATTTTAATTCCTGGTGGAGGTAATTCTCATGAAGCAGAATATCTACACCTTAAAGGCTTTGAGAATGTATTTGTAATCGATTTATCTCAAACTGCACTCCTAAACATAAAAACAAGAGTCCCTTCCTTTCCTGAACATCATCTTATTCATGGCGACTTTTTTGATATAAATATCACTTTCGACTTAATTATTGAACAAACCTTTTTCTGTGCAATAAACCCCATTTTAAGAACTACTTATGCAGAAAAAGCATTTAAAATGTTAAATACAAACGGTAAAATAGCAGGTTTACTTTTTAACGCACCTTTAAATAAAACACACCCTCCTTTTGGAGGTTCTAAAACAGAATATAAAAAATATTTTCACCCAAATTTTGATGTGCTGTTAATGGATGAATCTCATAATTCTCATCACTCAAGAAAAGGAAGAGAGTTGTTTATTAAAATTAAGAAGAAATAA
- a CDS encoding universal stress protein, translated as MKTILYATDCTKNDASALKYAYRFSYIMKANLHVMHVYDVPPVSISVIKRSDVLKNNMIQEQKDIVTKYCETHLKNEFRENPIKIHVVENISVENAILDISKKLSPDLVLLGIKDTRSHRTYFSSNIANILLDKIEVPVMMIPNGMVYKSISTIVYATDFEKEDILPIKKLIEIVSPFEALIEVVHIYKTDTTTAKEKMVRFKSILLEQISYKEITFKTMAATKIKSGLVSVLDNEKASMLAMLERKHSLSLDNLFHRDLVREMEEIVTIPILAFNKHNTKLKEAVTA; from the coding sequence ATGAAAACTATCCTATATGCAACAGATTGTACTAAAAACGATGCTTCAGCATTAAAATATGCTTATCGTTTTAGTTATATTATGAAAGCAAATTTACACGTGATGCACGTTTACGATGTTCCTCCTGTTTCTATTTCTGTTATAAAACGTTCTGACGTATTGAAGAATAATATGATTCAAGAGCAAAAAGATATTGTTACAAAATACTGCGAAACCCATCTTAAAAACGAATTTAGAGAAAACCCTATTAAAATTCATGTTGTCGAAAACATTTCAGTTGAAAATGCTATCCTCGACATATCCAAAAAATTATCACCAGATTTAGTACTTCTAGGTATTAAAGATACCCGTAGTCACAGAACGTATTTCTCTAGTAATATAGCAAATATATTGTTAGATAAAATTGAAGTTCCAGTAATGATGATACCAAATGGTATGGTTTATAAAAGCATTTCAACTATAGTATATGCAACAGATTTTGAAAAGGAAGATATTCTACCTATAAAAAAACTTATTGAAATTGTAAGCCCGTTTGAAGCTCTTATAGAAGTTGTTCATATTTATAAAACAGATACAACTACTGCTAAAGAAAAAATGGTACGATTTAAATCTATACTATTAGAGCAAATTTCTTATAAAGAAATCACATTTAAAACTATGGCTGCAACTAAAATAAAATCTGGTCTTGTAAGTGTTTTAGATAATGAAAAAGCAAGTATGTTAGCCATGTTAGAACGTAAACATAGCTTAAGTCTTGATAATTTATTTCATAGAGATTTGGTTAGAGAAATGGAAGAAATTGTAACCATACCAATACTAGCTTTTAACAAACATAATACTAAGCTAAAAGAAGCTGTTACTGCATAA
- a CDS encoding ABC transporter permease: MTNWKVILNIAKMHLLTKFKQTAVAALGVTFGIGAYITLVSFMTGLNTILDDLILNQTPHIHIYNEIEPSKKQPIALYDEFKNSMNVVHSIKPKLSQKKIHNALPIIKYLENKNIVRGALPQIKANIFYIAGSIDISGNLTGINVLDEAKLFNLNDYIVRGSPEALDHTENGILLGIGIAKKMALDVGDRIQINTTTGEIFPLKIVGLYQSGVTNIDAIQSFANLKTVQRILGEADNYVTDINVKLNNIDDALPLSKKLEQEFNLKAIDINTANAQFETGTNVRNMITYAVSITLLIVAGFGIYNILNMFIYEKMNDIAILKAIGFSGKDVQLIFMSQAMIIGFIGGILGLLVGFIFTNIISTIPFQTQALPRVKTYPINFNPWFYFIGMLFAMISTFFAGYLPSRKAKKIDPVTIIRGQ, translated from the coding sequence ATGACGAACTGGAAGGTTATACTAAACATTGCAAAAATGCACTTGCTAACTAAATTTAAGCAAACTGCGGTTGCGGCATTAGGTGTTACTTTTGGAATTGGAGCTTACATTACTTTGGTAAGTTTTATGACGGGTTTAAACACCATATTAGACGATTTAATTCTAAATCAAACACCGCATATTCATATTTATAATGAAATAGAACCTTCAAAAAAACAACCAATCGCGTTATATGATGAGTTTAAAAACAGTATGAATGTAGTGCATTCCATTAAACCTAAATTAAGTCAAAAAAAAATACACAACGCATTACCTATAATTAAATATTTAGAAAACAAAAACATTGTTCGTGGTGCGCTCCCCCAAATAAAAGCTAATATATTTTACATTGCAGGTTCTATAGATATTAGTGGGAATTTAACAGGCATTAATGTGCTAGATGAAGCTAAATTATTCAACCTTAATGATTATATAGTTAGAGGTTCTCCAGAAGCTTTAGATCATACCGAAAATGGTATTTTACTCGGTATAGGTATTGCAAAAAAAATGGCTTTAGATGTTGGAGATCGCATTCAAATAAACACAACAACTGGCGAGATTTTCCCGTTAAAAATAGTTGGGTTATACCAAAGTGGTGTTACAAATATTGATGCTATACAAAGCTTTGCAAATTTAAAAACAGTACAACGCATTCTTGGTGAAGCAGATAATTATGTTACAGATATTAATGTAAAACTTAATAACATTGATGATGCACTTCCTTTATCAAAAAAACTAGAACAAGAGTTCAATTTAAAAGCCATAGATATCAATACCGCCAATGCCCAATTTGAAACAGGCACAAATGTTAGAAATATGATAACCTATGCCGTATCTATAACTTTGCTCATTGTTGCTGGTTTTGGTATTTACAACATTTTAAATATGTTTATTTATGAAAAAATGAACGATATCGCCATTCTAAAAGCCATAGGGTTTTCTGGCAAAGATGTGCAGCTTATTTTTATGAGTCAAGCCATGATAATTGGGTTTATTGGCGGAATTTTAGGTCTACTTGTTGGTTTCATTTTTACAAATATTATTAGCACAATTCCTTTTCAAACTCAGGCATTACCAAGAGTAAAAACGTACCCTATAAATTTTAATCCATGGTTTTATTTTATAGGCATGTTATTCGCTATGATATCCACTTTTTTCGCAGGTTATTTACCATCACGAAAAGCTAAAAAAATAGATCCTGTAACCATTATAAGAGGTCAATAA
- a CDS encoding chaperone modulator CbpM, which translates to MEIQDLIPVPILCNRYNVPVSFINTLQEFQLVEVIAKNNDFYIHTKQIKKVEKMIRLHYDLDINLEGVDVIYNLLKQVESLQEEIKTLNNRLSLYEDI; encoded by the coding sequence ATGGAAATACAAGATTTAATACCTGTACCAATTCTATGCAATCGCTATAATGTTCCGGTTTCCTTTATAAATACATTACAGGAATTTCAACTGGTAGAGGTTATTGCTAAAAATAATGACTTTTATATCCATACCAAACAGATAAAAAAAGTTGAAAAAATGATACGCTTACACTACGATCTAGATATTAATTTAGAAGGTGTAGATGTTATTTATAATTTACTAAAACAAGTTGAATCGCTACAAGAAGAAATAAAAACTTTAAATAATAGGCTAAGCCTTTATGAAGATATATAA
- the trxA gene encoding thioredoxin: MSKFSELIDKDTPVIVDFYAEWCGPCKMMNPILKEVKETLKDRVSIIKIDVDKNKAIAAKYQVRGVPTMLLFIKGKQVWRQSGMLQKHELINVITDSY; encoded by the coding sequence ATGAGCAAATTTTCAGAATTAATAGATAAAGATACTCCCGTAATAGTAGATTTCTATGCAGAATGGTGTGGACCTTGTAAAATGATGAATCCCATTTTAAAAGAGGTCAAAGAAACATTAAAAGATAGAGTTTCTATAATTAAAATAGATGTTGACAAAAACAAAGCTATAGCCGCTAAATACCAAGTAAGAGGTGTACCAACTATGCTACTTTTTATTAAAGGAAAACAAGTGTGGAGACAATCTGGTATGCTTCAAAAGCACGAATTAATTAATGTAATTACAGATTCCTATTAA
- a CDS encoding ABC transporter ATP-binding protein yields the protein MRTVLEAKNINKYFKKPMPFHVLKDISFKIKKGEFVSIMGKSGCGKSTLLYILSTMDTNYQGELFLNNKLITGNNNDQLSYIRNKHIGFVFQFHYLLSEFTVLENVMLPAKKLGEKSNLEIEHDAMQKLKILNIEQLSKKKASQISGGEKQRVAIARALINNPSIIMGDEPTGNLDSHNSKNVFNIFKQLSEEQDLSLLIVTHDEDFAKKTDRIITMEDGKIIV from the coding sequence ATGCGCACTGTACTAGAAGCTAAAAACATTAATAAATACTTTAAAAAGCCTATGCCTTTTCACGTTTTAAAGGATATCAGTTTTAAAATAAAAAAAGGAGAATTTGTTTCTATTATGGGGAAATCTGGTTGTGGAAAATCCACATTACTCTACATACTATCTACCATGGACACCAATTATCAAGGTGAACTATTTTTAAATAATAAATTAATAACAGGCAACAATAACGACCAATTATCATACATAAGAAACAAGCATATCGGTTTTGTTTTTCAATTTCACTATCTACTTTCAGAATTTACAGTTTTAGAAAACGTAATGCTTCCTGCTAAAAAATTAGGTGAAAAATCGAATTTAGAAATTGAGCACGATGCCATGCAAAAACTCAAAATTTTAAATATAGAACAGCTTTCAAAAAAGAAAGCCTCTCAAATTTCTGGAGGAGAAAAACAACGCGTTGCCATTGCGAGAGCTTTAATTAATAACCCTTCCATTATTATGGGAGACGAACCTACTGGTAACTTAGATAGTCATAATTCTAAAAACGTCTTCAATATTTTTAAACAACTCAGTGAAGAACAAGATTTATCGCTTCTTATTGTAACTCACGACGAAGATTTCGCTAAAAAAACAGATAGAATTATTACTATGGAAGATGGTAAAATTATAGTTTAG
- a CDS encoding DnaJ C-terminal domain-containing protein: MAYIDYYKLLGLSKTASEADIKKAYRKLARKYHPDLNPNDKVSEKKFKQINEANEVLSHPENRKKYDQYGENWQHAEEYEKAKQQGQYNQSSQGGPSGYADQGYSSFFEDMFGGRASGGGGGRSVKFRGQDFNAEMQLDLKDVYTAHKRTLTVNNKNIRITIPAGIENGQNIKIKGHGGKGVNGGPNGDLYIQFSISNNTKFKRDKDNLYTTIDLDLYNALLGGEIMVDTFNGKVKLNIKPETQNGAQVKLKGKGFPKYKKDGQFGDLYITYQIKIPTALTEKEKTLIKELQKLRQ, from the coding sequence ATGGCTTACATAGATTATTATAAATTATTAGGGCTTTCAAAAACAGCCTCAGAAGCCGATATTAAAAAAGCATATCGCAAATTGGCTCGTAAATATCACCCAGACTTAAATCCGAATGATAAAGTTTCAGAGAAAAAATTTAAGCAAATAAATGAAGCTAATGAAGTTTTAAGCCACCCTGAAAACAGAAAAAAATACGACCAATACGGTGAGAATTGGCAACATGCTGAAGAGTATGAAAAAGCAAAACAACAAGGACAATATAATCAAAGTTCTCAAGGTGGTCCTAGTGGATATGCCGATCAAGGTTATTCTTCTTTTTTCGAGGATATGTTTGGTGGTAGAGCTTCAGGAGGAGGCGGTGGTCGATCTGTAAAATTTAGAGGCCAAGATTTTAATGCGGAAATGCAACTAGACTTAAAAGATGTTTATACAGCACACAAACGTACCTTAACCGTTAATAATAAAAACATTAGAATAACCATTCCGGCAGGTATAGAAAATGGACAAAACATAAAAATAAAAGGCCACGGTGGCAAAGGTGTTAATGGTGGTCCAAATGGCGATTTGTATATTCAGTTTTCTATTTCAAACAATACAAAATTTAAAAGAGACAAAGATAACCTCTATACAACCATAGATTTAGATTTATATAATGCATTATTGGGTGGTGAAATTATGGTGGATACCTTTAACGGGAAAGTTAAACTAAATATAAAACCAGAAACCCAAAATGGAGCTCAAGTAAAACTAAAAGGAAAAGGGTTTCCTAAGTATAAAAAAGACGGTCAGTTTGGAGACTTATATATTACCTATCAAATAAAAATACCGACTGCCCTTACAGAAAAAGAAAAAACATTAATAAAAGAGTTACAAAAACTACGTCAATAA
- a CDS encoding pyridoxamine 5'-phosphate oxidase family protein, with amino-acid sequence MKDLTKSESLHILETNYIGYLSFIWENKPYSIPITYYYNKEDNCIISYSDEGHKIDAMRLNNATSLAITEIESINKWKSILVHGKFEELDGTFAQHQLHKFTLGLKKIIANKDHEYPQFINDFPNKTKSYKAPVVYRIKILDLSGKSS; translated from the coding sequence ATGAAAGATTTAACCAAAAGCGAAAGCTTGCATATTTTAGAGACTAATTATATTGGTTACTTATCTTTTATATGGGAAAATAAACCTTATTCAATTCCTATTACTTATTATTATAATAAAGAAGATAATTGTATTATTAGTTATTCTGATGAAGGTCATAAAATCGATGCTATGAGATTAAACAATGCAACATCTCTAGCAATAACCGAAATAGAATCCATAAACAAATGGAAATCTATCCTTGTGCATGGTAAATTTGAAGAACTGGATGGCACGTTTGCACAACATCAATTACACAAATTTACTTTAGGTCTAAAAAAAATAATAGCTAATAAGGATCATGAATACCCTCAGTTCATAAACGATTTCCCCAACAAAACAAAATCTTACAAAGCCCCCGTAGTATACCGTATAAAAATATTAGATCTTTCAGGAAAAAGCAGTTAA
- a CDS encoding DUF3365 domain-containing protein has translation MVKIKNLIVIFIFSALIFSCNNSKKKEYSAFENQKEANNHPGKKLMEANCYACHSPSANQDDRIGPPMIAIKKRYINNKTTKANFTKDMLAWIKNPTEENAKMYGAVNRFGLMPKLPFEEETITQIADYMFDFEIDKPEWFEAHYNQERGNNNGQGMKKGLGKGNGQGMRMQQTKASTDDLSYGERGLKYALSTKAVLGKNLMKAIQKKGTLQALAFCNIKAYPLTDSMAVVHNATIKRVSDKPRNQNNQANKKELTYIESFKTDIKNNIEPKAIVDQLDNKVQVYYPISTNTMCLQCHGKINQDIQKLTLRKLESLYPQDKAIGYNINEIRGLWSITFDK, from the coding sequence ATGGTTAAAATCAAAAATTTAATAGTCATATTTATTTTTTCTGCTCTAATCTTTAGTTGTAATAATTCTAAGAAAAAAGAGTATTCAGCTTTCGAAAATCAAAAGGAAGCAAACAACCATCCAGGTAAAAAATTAATGGAAGCTAATTGCTATGCATGCCATAGTCCTTCTGCAAATCAAGATGATCGAATTGGACCACCAATGATTGCTATAAAAAAACGTTATATAAATAACAAAACTACAAAGGCCAACTTTACAAAAGATATGCTAGCTTGGATTAAAAACCCAACTGAAGAGAATGCCAAAATGTACGGAGCAGTAAACCGTTTTGGTTTGATGCCAAAACTACCTTTTGAAGAAGAAACCATAACCCAAATAGCAGATTATATGTTCGATTTTGAGATTGATAAACCCGAATGGTTCGAAGCTCATTATAATCAAGAAAGAGGCAATAACAATGGTCAAGGTATGAAAAAAGGCCTGGGTAAAGGAAACGGACAAGGTATGCGCATGCAACAAACAAAAGCGAGTACTGATGATTTATCTTATGGTGAACGTGGCTTAAAATATGCCCTATCCACAAAAGCCGTTTTGGGTAAAAATTTAATGAAAGCCATTCAAAAAAAAGGAACTTTACAAGCCTTAGCATTTTGTAATATAAAAGCCTACCCATTAACAGATAGTATGGCTGTGGTGCATAACGCAACTATTAAAAGAGTTTCCGACAAACCTAGAAACCAAAATAATCAAGCAAATAAAAAAGAATTAACGTATATTGAATCTTTTAAAACCGATATTAAAAATAATATAGAACCAAAGGCGATTGTAGATCAACTGGATAATAAAGTTCAGGTCTACTACCCTATTTCTACAAATACAATGTGTTTACAATGTCATGGAAAAATAAACCAAGACATTCAAAAACTAACATTACGCAAACTAGAAAGCTTATACCCTCAAGATAAAGCAATAGGTTATAACATTAATGAAATTAGAGGTCTTTGGAGTATTACTTTTGATAAATAA
- a CDS encoding efflux RND transporter periplasmic adaptor subunit: protein MKIIQLTSLFLLMVSCSKNTDKIHPEKQNLTESVYTSVTIQPDSLYQVHAIVAGILYKNLVEEGDIILKGDALLQIENNTPKLNTENAKLSLELAQENYNGNAAVLRGIKDEIIAANLTYKNDSVNYFRQKNLWNKNIGSKVEYDTKQLNYQLSSNNLQLLQSKYNRTKNELQTTVKQARNNYQSSLINTKDFTIKSTINGKIYALYKEPGEIVATTEPLATIGSATKFIIKMLVDEVDIVKIIKNQKVIISLDAYNGSIFTGKVSKIYPKKDERNQTFTVEALFDEAPKTLYPGLSGEANIIISNKENALTIPKEYLIKDNTVKTDDGLITITTGLQNMEFIEITSGISENTSIYKPE, encoded by the coding sequence ATGAAGATAATACAATTAACAAGTCTGTTTTTACTCATGGTGTCTTGTTCTAAAAACACAGATAAAATACACCCAGAAAAACAAAATCTAACAGAATCTGTATACACTTCTGTAACCATACAGCCAGATAGCCTTTACCAAGTGCATGCCATTGTTGCCGGTATTTTATACAAAAACTTAGTTGAAGAAGGAGATATTATCTTAAAAGGTGATGCCTTATTACAAATTGAGAATAACACACCTAAACTAAATACTGAAAATGCCAAACTATCTTTAGAATTGGCTCAAGAAAATTATAACGGAAATGCAGCCGTTTTAAGAGGTATAAAAGATGAAATAATTGCGGCTAACTTAACATACAAAAATGATTCGGTTAATTATTTCAGACAAAAAAATCTATGGAATAAAAATATTGGTTCTAAAGTAGAATATGATACAAAACAACTTAATTATCAATTATCATCAAATAATTTACAACTACTACAAAGTAAATATAACAGAACTAAAAACGAATTACAGACAACCGTAAAACAGGCGCGTAACAACTATCAATCTTCATTAATAAACACTAAAGATTTCACCATAAAAAGCACAATAAATGGTAAAATATATGCCTTATATAAAGAACCCGGCGAAATTGTTGCTACCACAGAACCTCTGGCTACAATAGGCAGTGCAACCAAATTTATTATTAAAATGCTAGTAGATGAGGTGGATATTGTAAAAATAATAAAAAATCAAAAAGTCATTATTAGTCTAGATGCATACAATGGCTCTATTTTTACAGGAAAAGTATCCAAAATATATCCAAAAAAAGATGAAAGAAACCAAACATTTACAGTAGAAGCTCTATTTGATGAAGCTCCAAAAACCTTATATCCTGGACTTTCTGGAGAAGCTAATATTATTATTTCAAATAAAGAAAATGCGCTTACTATTCCAAAAGAATATCTTATAAAGGACAATACAGTAAAAACCGATGATGGACTAATAACCATTACTACTGGTTTACAAAATATGGAATTCATAGAAATAACTTCTGGAATTAGCGAAAACACAAGTATTTATAAACCCGAATAA
- a CDS encoding peroxiredoxin, whose protein sequence is MEANLEKQETFTMPRIGDKAPEFTAVTTQGEINYPSDYKGKWSILFSHPADFTPVCTSEFMTFAHLEEKFNKANCSLIGLSIDGLFSHIAWLRTIKEKIEFNGMKNVEVKFPLIEDISMDIAKKYGMVQPGESKTQAVRAVFFVDPEETVRAIIYYPLSLGRNFDELYRALIAMQTSDKFNVATPADWNPGDDVIVSPAGSCGVAEERMTSTEELDCKDWFFCTKKLDKDLVLDSILKK, encoded by the coding sequence ATGGAAGCAAATTTAGAAAAACAAGAAACTTTCACCATGCCAAGAATTGGTGATAAAGCACCAGAATTTACAGCAGTAACTACACAAGGAGAAATTAATTACCCTTCGGATTATAAAGGAAAATGGTCTATATTATTTAGTCATCCAGCAGATTTTACGCCGGTTTGTACTTCAGAATTTATGACATTTGCACATTTAGAAGAAAAATTTAATAAAGCAAATTGTAGCCTTATTGGTTTATCTATAGATGGTTTATTCAGCCATATTGCATGGTTAAGAACTATTAAGGAGAAAATTGAATTTAACGGAATGAAAAACGTTGAAGTTAAATTTCCTTTAATAGAAGATATTTCTATGGATATCGCTAAAAAATATGGTATGGTTCAACCAGGAGAAAGTAAAACCCAAGCCGTTAGAGCTGTCTTTTTTGTAGATCCAGAAGAAACCGTTCGTGCTATAATTTATTACCCTTTAAGCTTAGGCCGTAATTTTGATGAGTTATACAGAGCATTGATAGCCATGCAAACATCAGACAAATTTAATGTAGCAACTCCTGCAGATTGGAATCCTGGTGACGATGTTATAGTATCTCCAGCTGGATCTTGTGGCGTTGCAGAAGAAAGAATGACCTCTACTGAAGAGTTAGATTGTAAAGACTGGTTTTTCTGTACTAAAAAACTGGATAAAGATTTAGTGTTAGACAGCATTCTTAAAAAGTAA
- a CDS encoding rhodanese-like domain-containing protein, translating into MKSIIIMSIFTTIFGSKTPQNSAIKVLDILEFKAQTQNKNVQLIDVRTPNEFNSGHIKNSKNIDSASSNFNDEFSKLNKDQAVYVYCRSGARSRQCSNKLAAMGFTEIYDLKGGILNYK; encoded by the coding sequence ATGAAAAGCATCATAATCATGTCAATATTCACAACAATATTTGGATCTAAAACGCCTCAAAATAGTGCAATAAAAGTTTTAGATATTCTCGAATTTAAAGCACAGACACAAAACAAAAACGTACAATTAATAGATGTTAGAACTCCAAATGAGTTTAACTCTGGACATATAAAAAACTCAAAAAACATAGATTCGGCTTCTAGTAATTTTAATGACGAGTTTAGTAAATTAAACAAAGATCAAGCTGTTTATGTGTATTGCAGAAGCGGAGCTAGAAGCAGACAATGCTCGAATAAATTAGCTGCAATGGGTTTTACAGAAATCTACGATTTAAAAGGAGGCATATTAAATTATAAATAA
- a CDS encoding mechanosensitive ion channel family protein has translation MEQLINWLDKNPTIFSVFKYVILVIFVLILIQLFRRYLRKKVTDTDARYKSQKGIEIIGYIVLIILSFSYFTGNIKDFTLAIGLFTAGIAFTLQELILSVAGSLYIFIVKVYKPGDRIEINGIKGDVIDVNSMHTTMMEIGQWVSSDNYSGRIVKLSNAFVFKGPIYNYSQDFPFIWDEFNLPIKYGSDIELAKSIVIKIASEILSEHTINSKSKWNEVVNKYYIEDAVVDPTLAITLNDNWIQFNLRYIVDYKKRRITKHILNNDIYKALEKTNGKVLLASTTIEIIKIPEVKVHVKE, from the coding sequence ATGGAACAATTAATAAACTGGCTCGACAAAAACCCAACAATATTTAGTGTTTTTAAATATGTTATTCTTGTCATTTTTGTTCTTATTTTAATTCAATTATTTCGGCGTTATTTAAGAAAAAAAGTTACCGATACAGATGCTAGATATAAGTCTCAAAAAGGTATAGAAATTATTGGATACATAGTTCTAATCATTCTATCCTTTTCCTACTTCACAGGCAATATTAAAGATTTCACATTAGCTATTGGGTTATTTACTGCTGGTATCGCTTTTACGTTACAAGAACTTATTTTAAGCGTTGCTGGCTCATTATATATATTTATTGTTAAAGTATACAAACCTGGAGATCGTATTGAAATTAATGGTATTAAAGGCGACGTAATTGATGTAAACAGTATGCATACCACCATGATGGAAATTGGCCAATGGGTAAGCAGTGATAATTATAGCGGTCGTATTGTAAAACTAAGCAATGCATTCGTTTTTAAAGGCCCTATTTACAACTATTCTCAAGACTTTCCTTTTATTTGGGATGAGTTTAATTTACCCATTAAATATGGATCGGATATTGAATTAGCAAAATCTATAGTTATTAAAATTGCTTCGGAAATTCTTTCTGAACACACCATTAATTCAAAATCTAAATGGAATGAAGTTGTTAATAAATATTACATTGAAGACGCTGTAGTAGACCCAACTTTAGCAATTACTCTAAACGATAATTGGATTCAATTTAACCTAAGATATATTGTAGATTATAAAAAAAGACGCATCACAAAACATATCTTAAACAATGATATATATAAAGCCCTTGAAAAAACAAATGGCAAAGTTTTATTAGCATCAACAACTATAGAAATAATTAAAATCCCTGAAGTTAAAGTACACGTAAAAGAATAG